CTCGATGTATGCGCAACCTCCAAAAACGCAAAGTGCGCCCGGTACTACAGCCCAGAGCAAGACGGGCTTAAAAACGAATGGGGCGGGATCTGCTGGATGAATCCGCCCTATGGCCGGGCCGTTGGAGATTGGATAAAGAAAGCTTACGAAGAATCCTTAAAAGGCGCTGTAGTAGTTTGCTTAATTCCTGCCAGAACAGATACAAAATACTGGCATGATTACGTAATGCAAGCACATGAGATCCGGTTTGTCAAAGGCCGGGTAAAGTTCAGTTTACCCGCTCAATTTTGGTGTAAGACTCTTCCAGATGGCCGGGAATTGTGGCGATATTACGTTGCTTCTAACTCTGCCCCCTTCCCATCTGCAATAGTGATCTTTGATGGTCGCCGCCCCCTCTGTAATAATTGTGCTTTCTGGGGAAGCTGTCAAGATGTTTTTAGTTCCTGCCCAATAGGATCGGAACTCCCCCGGCTTAGCTCCTATATGCAGGAGGCTTGCCTATGAACTCCTGCGGAACCTGCCCCAAAGCCTCCAAGCATGAGGACCACGGCGAAATAAAGCGGAATTGGTGCGAGCTTAAAGACTGCTGGATGTTATCCGACTTCAAGCAGTGCCAGAACCGGGCATGAATCACCCCTTTAATTTTTTTCTAATGCATAAATTTGGGGTGGTTATATAGCCAGATTCACCGACCATACGATAAAGCGTATAGCAACACTTTGCAGGGAAACAGCGCAACCTCTGCCGATAGTGGCCCAACGCTTGAAGCCTTCCGGCATCGGTTATTATCAAATCTACAGATTCCTAAGAACCGAAAGAGGCCAATCTCTCTTTGTCACAAAAAAGGATGATGGACTTCTGATGATCAGAACCCGGCCGGAGGCCTTAGACTTGATACCCCGCAAAGCGGGGGATACGCAAATTTCAAACACACTGCAAAACGATGAAGAAATCGATAGCAGGAGAGAAAAGGCAATATCTGACCGTTTGGCAAAAATGCGCAAAAGGATCCAGCCTGAAGACATCGACTTAAGAAAATTCATAATCAAGTTAGAAAAGAGCCTCGAAACTCTCTCTGATGAATTCGCGCTCGCAGAAATCGAAGAAAAAGAAAGGGAGTTAAAAATCCCTCTCAAGGAGATCTATGATCTGCAAAGCCGGACATTCGACTTAAACGCAATCGAGAAACCAACAACAGAAGAAGCAAAGGAAATAATTAAAGATCTCGAAAAGCGCATAAAGGGAATGAGCTTTTACCATGCCATAAAAGCAATAGAAGACACAGAGCAAATTCTAGGGATTGCTTCAAAGCACAAATACGGGAAGACGGGCCCGGAGCGTTATCAAGCAATCGGCTACACCCTTGATAATATCGACATAAGACCCGTTCAGAAAAAGATCGGAAAATTGTTTGATGAATATTTGGGGAGGACTGAAGGGGCTCAGATCCTGCTGCAACCCGATCCGGTTCAAGATCTATACGGTCCATGTATTGAACTTGATTATAAAACCCGGTTCACTGATGAAAGCCGGAAAAAACAGGAAATCGCAAAATATCTTAAGATATGGGAACAGGCCGAGCAAACCGAAAGCTGGAACAATGCGGTACTTCTCACCCTCACAACAGACCCAAAAAGACAGCCTAACCTCTGGGTAGCCAATAAGAAAATATCCAAGAACTTTAACCGCTTCATATCGTTTTTAACTCGAAGGCTCCAAGCCAAGAGAGCAAAGCGGGAAGGTGTACCCGTCAGGGAGATCCCGGCAAACAGGCCACCTTACTTATGTGTCTATGAGTTCCAACAAAACGGACGGCTGCACCTGCATATAGTATTTTTTGGAATCTCCTATCTAATCAAAAAACAGGAAATGATCGACCTCTGGAAAAAATACGCACAGGGGGAAATAGTCGATTTTAAAAAGCTCCGGTATGACAAAAGCTCCGGCTCTTTTGAATGGCAGGGATCAAGACCTACTGACTGCAAGCAGGGAGAAAAGCCGCACACCTACCTTAAAAAATACGTTATCAAAAACCTATACGATGAATCCGCAAGCGGCCAATACTGGATTTATAATACTCGCTTTTACACCTATTCCCGAAAGTATTTCCTCGGGCTGACTTTTAAGCGAACATCAAGGGGGCTGTATGTGTTCCTCGGTGTATTCTACGATGGCGCACCCCCCATGATGGCAAGCCGACCCGGTCACGTTTTGGGAAAGGGGTATCCAATACCAGCCCCGCCACCTGATCCAGAACCGCACGTTCAGGTAATGAATGATCTGTGCAAGCGTGGAACCGGGGCGGGATTCCGTACAGCCTATGAAATCATAAATGTCCAATTGCGACAAGAAACGGACAGATTAAATAATATTGGAGGGAAGTGTAATTATGAACCGAACTGAAGCTCAATTAATTGTTGCTGCTACTCAAAAAGAGGAAGATCCTTTTATTCGGGATCGAAATCACCTTTTTCTCTCTCTTTTGTGGATCACTGCTGGAAGGTTAAGCGAAGTTCTTAAAATTGCGGATAGTGACATTGAAAATTCCAAAATAACAATTCATGCTGCTCCTGGAAAAGGAATAGATAGGGTTTTGGATATTGGGTCAGATGCTAGCAAGGTTCATGAATATATAGAAAACTGGAACCTTCGCGGCTATTTGTTTGAAAGCATTGATCGCAATAGTGTAAGGAACATGATTGCGAAATATTGCAAAGATGTAGGGTTAGAGCCTGTTAATCCTCATGATTTTAGAAATGGCAGAGCTAAAGAGTTAATGGATGGTGGAGCATCATCTGAATCTATCAAAGGGATTTTGGGTCATACGGGAATCCAAGAACGTATCCCTTCTCACAACTTCAGACATGCGGATGGTGTTGGTGATTCTGACTCTGGTAAGAATGTTTTGAGCCGTGAACAAGTTGACAAATTACTAAAAATACCAAAATCTGATTTTGAACAGCGAGTTATGGTTTTGATGCTGGATCATGGTTATACTCGTGATAAAGCAGTTCAGGTTCTTAAAGACACTGAGAAGCTTTTCAAGTGACCTCATCCCTACTCTTTCATGGTGGGAACCTGTAACCGAATCCGACAACAAAAGGACAACAGGAGGACAAAATAATGAATTGCAAAGTATGTGATGAGGAAATAGACGAATGTGCAGGGCTCTACCTCATAGGTGGGGATCTCTGTGATGAACACTACTGGCAGGAAAATCAGGATTCTCCGTTTTTCCCACTTTCAGGTTTCGACAATAGGAGGACGTGAAACGATGGAAGTAACTGCACTTAAAGTGGAAAATGTTGATTTTGACGAAATCGCTGCTGAAATTCATGCAGAATAGGAAGAACAGGATAGAGAAGACGCTGCGATATTGGAAAAAGTAAAAATTAAGGTGTCAAGTGAATTTTACGAGTACATTTTGTATGAATTGGAAGAATCAGACAAATGGTCAAATCTTACAATTGTAGAATTGCCAATCGGAGATTTACAAAGCAGTCCAGATGATGCTTACAGTTTGTATGTAGATCAGCATTGTGGGGCGTGTGGGGATGATTTTTACGGTACTGTTTGCATGTCACTACCATGCAAGAAATACTTGCTGTGGTCATTCCAGATGTAACCGAATCCCCCTAAAATAGGAAATCAACAACAAGAGATGTTAAAATGTTAAATGTTGAAAGCTTTTGGTTTGGTCTATCTTTTATGTTAATGATTGCAGGATTAGCCAGAACTCTTATAGTCTTTGACCGTTTGGCAATTGTACTTTCATTGTTGGGAGCTGCTATGTTTGCTATTTTAGCAGTCTTTAGCAGATCTAAAAGTTGTAATGAAGAGATTGCATATTGTGATGAATGTTCTACATTTTACAATGCAAGGAAGTAACCGAATCCGACAAAATAAGGACACAGGAGTGATACCATGGGAGATTTTGCGGACTTTGATATAACCATCATCTTAGAAGATCGAACTGAGACTGATAAGAAAATTGCAAAGGGTGTTTATTATGTCGATATTCCTGATGACGTATCTCTGGAAGACGCAGCAGATGGCATTCAAACACTTTTAGATCGGGTTGATCTTGAAACATGGTTCAATGAAAAGAAGCTGAAAAGGCAGTCATAAATCGACAATAGGAGGACAGATCATGATTGATGTTAAAAATATTGTTTTATTTCAAATCCCATTAGATCCCCATTGTTCAAAATGTGGAAAGCGTGAAGAGATCGGGATGTATTATTCCACAGATGGAAAATATTGTGAAGAGAACCACACCAGAAGACTTCACATGTGTAACAATTGCTTGACAACAGAATTATCCAAATTCGACAATAAGAGGTCAAACCATGAGTGAAACCGTGAAGACACTAAGACCAGATTTCGATTTAAGATACATTGACAATGGTCAACTTGCAGACACCATGAGAGATCTCTGCGAAAGTTATGATCAATGTTATCATGAAATGTCTACGGCTACCGGGACAGTCTGGGAGAGTATAGAACGGGTTGCAAAGGAAATTGTGAGAAGAACCGAACCCGATTATGTAAACGAATTGGAAAAGCTAACCGAATCCGACAAGAAAAGGAAGTCGTCACGGGATTGAATCAGAGCATATAAAGAGACAGTCAAATTTCGACAAATGAAGGTCAAAATATGGTACTAATCAAAGTAACAAATTTGATGGGAACAGACAAGCGGAAAATGACCCGTAGGCGGTACACTCATTAGAGGTTCCGATTTACGAGACCTTAAACCCCTAATTACGGACATAAAAACAGTGTGTCCAACGACATACCAGAAAAACGGCCTTTTCTTTATATACAAAATCTATTTTTTCGATACTAAAAGAAGACGTGGACCTATTTGTCCGCGCAAGGTGCAGAATCGGACAGTTTGATCCCCTCTTCCTTCCTGCCAACTCTGCGTTTTCCCCCTGAACTTTCGGCGAATCCCGGCAGATCTCCCCAGTCGTAAAGGTTCATCAGTTGCCAGAGGGGGGCGGTTTTTGCTTAGCTTATATAGTATTAAATATTAACTTCCGCCTCTGCCGTTTCTTTCATCCAATCCCGCATTTGTCTCTGTGAGACTCCTGTGATAGTCTCCAACTCTCCCCATTGAAAATGCTCCTTCACCAAAGGAAGCACCTTAATAAGACAATTGCTTTGATTGGTAAGCTTGCGTAGTCTGTTCCCGTCAGCATGATCCTTAATCCCTGATAGTTCCTTTTGTGTAT
The window above is part of the Methanohalophilus levihalophilus genome. Proteins encoded here:
- a CDS encoding DNA N-6-adenine-methyltransferase, which gives rise to MVHDSLFSSSRMDWETPDHLFKQLDQEFGFNLDVCATSKNAKCARYYSPEQDGLKNEWGGICWMNPPYGRAVGDWIKKAYEESLKGAVVVCLIPARTDTKYWHDYVMQAHEIRFVKGRVKFSLPAQFWCKTLPDGRELWRYYVASNSAPFPSAIVIFDGRRPLCNNCAFWGSCQDVFSSCPIGSELPRLSSYMQEACL
- a CDS encoding tyrosine-type recombinase/integrase → MNRTEAQLIVAATQKEEDPFIRDRNHLFLSLLWITAGRLSEVLKIADSDIENSKITIHAAPGKGIDRVLDIGSDASKVHEYIENWNLRGYLFESIDRNSVRNMIAKYCKDVGLEPVNPHDFRNGRAKELMDGGASSESIKGILGHTGIQERIPSHNFRHADGVGDSDSGKNVLSREQVDKLLKIPKSDFEQRVMVLMLDHGYTRDKAVQVLKDTEKLFK
- a CDS encoding rolling circle replication-associated protein, with protein sequence MKPSGIGYYQIYRFLRTERGQSLFVTKKDDGLLMIRTRPEALDLIPRKAGDTQISNTLQNDEEIDSRREKAISDRLAKMRKRIQPEDIDLRKFIIKLEKSLETLSDEFALAEIEEKERELKIPLKEIYDLQSRTFDLNAIEKPTTEEAKEIIKDLEKRIKGMSFYHAIKAIEDTEQILGIASKHKYGKTGPERYQAIGYTLDNIDIRPVQKKIGKLFDEYLGRTEGAQILLQPDPVQDLYGPCIELDYKTRFTDESRKKQEIAKYLKIWEQAEQTESWNNAVLLTLTTDPKRQPNLWVANKKISKNFNRFISFLTRRLQAKRAKREGVPVREIPANRPPYLCVYEFQQNGRLHLHIVFFGISYLIKKQEMIDLWKKYAQGEIVDFKKLRYDKSSGSFEWQGSRPTDCKQGEKPHTYLKKYVIKNLYDESASGQYWIYNTRFYTYSRKYFLGLTFKRTSRGLYVFLGVFYDGAPPMMASRPGHVLGKGYPIPAPPPDPEPHVQVMNDLCKRGTGAGFRTAYEIINVQLRQETDRLNNIGGKCNYEPN